One segment of Rosa chinensis cultivar Old Blush chromosome 6, RchiOBHm-V2, whole genome shotgun sequence DNA contains the following:
- the LOC112173239 gene encoding uncharacterized protein LOC112173239 isoform X1, with product MHRFRYGEPDLAASLLYALLLRKPRPDHPTMKPKMKTFTTVLCLPRRLLYHSLTPLPVTTNPYLKPYTQTPLCHLILAALKRSLAFDTVGLLCVHLFACYLSTSTGPVAGTLYLSTARIGFCSDRPLTFTAPSGQSTWSYYKVMIPMMNVGTMNPVVITEIPTLEKYLQIVTTDGHDFWFMGFVNFEKASHHVLDSVSNFRAVGTNEVQPVLA from the exons ATGCATCGCTTCAGATATGGAGAACCTGATCTCGCTGCCTCTCTTCTCTATGCTCTTTTACTTCGAAAACCTAGACCAGATCACCCCACCATGAAACCCAAAATGAAAACCTTCACCACGGTTCTCTGTCTTCCTCGTCGCCTTCTATACCATTCTCTCACTCCCCTTCCTGTCACCACGAACCCTTATCTAAAACCATATACCCAAACGCCACTTTGTCATCTTATTCTTGCTGCTCTGAAAAG GAGTTTGGCTTTTGATACAGTTGGTTTATTGTGTGTGCATTTATTCGCTTGCTATCTTTCGACTTCCACCGGACCTGTGGCTGGGACTCTGTATCTGTCGACGGCAAGAATCGGTTTTTGTAGCGACCGACCGTTGACTTTTACTGCTCCGTCTGGACAATCAACTTGGAGCTACTACAAG GTGATGATACCTATGATGAATGTAGGGACAATGAATCCTGTGGTGATTACAGAGATCCCGACGCTGGAGAAGTACCTTCAGATTGTCACCACCGATGGACATGATTTCTGGTTTATGGGGTTTGTTAACTTTGAGAAAGCTTCGCATCATGTACTAGACAGTGTGTCGAATTTCAGAGCAGTTGGGACCAATGAAGTGCAACCTGTTCTTGCTTAG
- the LOC112173239 gene encoding GEM-like protein 5 isoform X2: MSKQKPILPQLQSLAFDTVGLLCVHLFACYLSTSTGPVAGTLYLSTARIGFCSDRPLTFTAPSGQSTWSYYKVMIPMMNVGTMNPVVITEIPTLEKYLQIVTTDGHDFWFMGFVNFEKASHHVLDSVSNFRAVGTNEVQPVLA; the protein is encoded by the exons ATGTCGAAGCAAAAGCCTATCCTCCCGCAATTGCA GAGTTTGGCTTTTGATACAGTTGGTTTATTGTGTGTGCATTTATTCGCTTGCTATCTTTCGACTTCCACCGGACCTGTGGCTGGGACTCTGTATCTGTCGACGGCAAGAATCGGTTTTTGTAGCGACCGACCGTTGACTTTTACTGCTCCGTCTGGACAATCAACTTGGAGCTACTACAAG GTGATGATACCTATGATGAATGTAGGGACAATGAATCCTGTGGTGATTACAGAGATCCCGACGCTGGAGAAGTACCTTCAGATTGTCACCACCGATGGACATGATTTCTGGTTTATGGGGTTTGTTAACTTTGAGAAAGCTTCGCATCATGTACTAGACAGTGTGTCGAATTTCAGAGCAGTTGGGACCAATGAAGTGCAACCTGTTCTTGCTTAG